Below is a window of Humulus lupulus chromosome 2, drHumLupu1.1, whole genome shotgun sequence DNA.
tgagtttacaggatccaaaaaagctaccgaatgactgtggggctgaattaatactaacatccaatgaaagctgcaataaaaaaacttgtgtaagatatttatcaataaaaaaaatgtatgaatataaaattaagttgacttacttgttgttccaaggacaaattagaaactgtgtctctagctccatctaTAGAAAACGATCAAAGAGATTTTTAGCACGtatttcattggttcctgcattagtagacactaaagcgggatgcatgaaagtgtacatgtggttcaatcccttcgtttgcaccaaatcatcgaggaagctacatataattaaaaaagttaataaactattaaatttcaagttaaactaaataaactaagattataaacaccattgtacctcatatataatgctagctcagtctgtccaatcatctcatagttgcacaagtggaggatatcatctttccctaaTAGAGCGATAGTTtcgaatccaaataccctttcaacaATTGGAATCTCAACCACACGGTCAGCTTgccatttatcaataaacttcaccaaacacctCAATATTTTTGTGATAGGCACTTCTGTAGGCTCctgtgtcaatgcctctattcttttctttgattgtcttggttgttgagtagagggtgcaagtggctctttcgtttattgattagtaagaacccaatgttttggccatccaacatcatacccgactgcttgtccaaccaatgtataaccttccattgtaagcggatatggtaaactagcgttctcttgaatggctacctcaactctgacacgataatttccaggaggcagttgaacgctatgtatttctgtgcaacaggtacttacaagtttcccctctgcaactatattttgtgtcgaaccaagacacaacttacaattaatctgTTACATTCCAAATAATCTGTTAGACTTTTCGAGaaactagtttatttttactgtatcaaatatatgcaataatgaattaataagaaactattacctcCTCAGGAAAATTTGATTGTGGtggtgggggagcacatggtgcCTGCGTCGGTGGTGGAGGAGCAAGTGGTAGCTGTGAGGGTGGTCGGTGAGCATATGATGTCCATGTCGGTGGTGGCGGAGCATGTTGTGCCTGTGTCGgtggtggaggggcatatggtgcgtgtggtgtgtttgaggatcctcctacacccgaaccagatgcatttgatgatccaaatgcaccgctctgttgagatgcaatatgcgccatcaactggtttaacttttcctcctgttgacgtgccctttcttcagattgacgccatttctcttcaaggtctttataacgagcatcttccacacctttttgtttgtgattgaatctttttggcggtgggacatgaaaaaattgacgggGAGCGACATGTGCACCGACCCCCATAACACGTCCTCCATGCTCTGGAGTGCCTAATGCCATTGTTAGTATAtcgtttgaaccttcctccaccaactcgCCTTCTGCTACTTTTTGCCTGTATTCCGCCTATATACATAGTAAATAAATCGATTAGAATTTAACACACAGATTAACCattacaattattttaaaaaatcgaAGAACACTTACAATCTTATTGACCACATCTCGAGCTTCTTCATCAATAACTTCTCGATTCTTGTTCATCCGTGCCCGTGTCCACATCTCAGCTCTGTCATATTCGGTCAACTCATGACCCAATTCCTCTTCCATTTTTTGCTCTACCAGTGCATAACCACCAcgccctgagtgatgtggatacttgttctgagcccgagcattttgtttttgttttctcatcTCTTCCCAGTCTGGGGTTAGTCTTTTTGCAACAAAATTCTTCCAATCTTCCGGTTTGTAATACTCGATGTACTCTGATGGCGGCTTGGAAAGAAGCTCAggagctacattcttatatacatatataagatcttttgttagtcttgttttccaatttctccatgtttttcctgcttctttgaggacatctgttttagaagaatttggaagtttgaacgtttcctgcacaaacgaacccaaaaatattaaacttttttcaatatattaattcatTATGATAAATTTAATAGTCAATATTATAGGTTACCTGTATTTGACCCCATAAAGTCTCTTTTTTATCCTTTGGCATTTGTTTCCAATTTTCGATATCTAAAGGAAGGGTTGTGCGTGATAGAAGACCGATGGTGCTGTTCATCTTGATCCCCCCTTTTCCCATCGCTCGGCCAAAACGATTGTACTCGACCTCATAATTGCGACCCtcacttcttgctttgaatacatcactaCAGTTTGATTTACCCCTATATTTCTTAtcttgtgtatttgttggtgcgGTAGGATTAATCCCCTCTAGACCATTACCATGATCATCAACAAACGGATCGCCATCTTCATCATATGATGGATCCATAATCAATGTACCTGCAATTaagtaaacaaaaatattatctggtataaacttcacaaaatacataaaaacaaaatcataaaattaatatatatacctttaattttctacccacaacccttcaccattctcgcgtatatagtcatcatcattgtcaatggtgacatcaatagGCGGTGAATCAATGGTAAACGTTTCTTGTTCAAGTATAATGTCATCGCTCCCAGACTCTTTGATCAGATAATCTTTCGGTTGACTTGTTAGGACAACTGACCATCGAGCATCTACtggatcactcacataaaatacttgcttggcttgtgatgccattataaagcggtcagatttatgtcctattcgatttaagtccaccagtgtgaatcctaagtcatctgtttttaccccattatcacttttcacccaatcacacaagaagactggaattcgaatagtcacataatctagttcccaaatttctttgatcaccccataaaatgtcacatcacaatttatgggatttttatctttggaacaAGATATTCGAAAAGTCTGGGCGATAatagtaacaccactattttgtgtctttctaataTTATCACGTTCTACGGTGTTGAATTGAATACCGTGAATATAATAGCATTGATACTTAATTACGCTCATTGAAGGACCTcgtgctatccattttagtgtttcagacactttgtttgtggtgttaatcagaacctagaatacaataaaataaaacaaagtatattaaattataacaagctaaaatacaataacactcaaacaagaacaacacaggtattttacctcattctcgaaccaagtgctgaaatttcgataatgttcatcttgtacccattttttattccgagacttattaggataagtagtcttgatccaattgaaatgtcctcttcaagaaatatcatttatatcattgtcaatataatgaaagagaaaaataagattgaTCATGCATATGTCTAAGAACTTACTCGATGTAAggttgaacatcatcaatattttgtaagactaggcgatgtgcttcatctcgatcagatttatttacttcagaaacaacaccacctctaccacctttacttatttcaaactcaattttagaaaaacGTAGTCCAATGTTCGCAACACCTGATAAGTATTCTGAGCAgaactccattgcttcttcaacgatgtaggattcaactatgcaaccctcaggtctacttctatttctaacataaccttttaaaaccttcatataccgttcaaatgggtacatccatctcaagtatactggtccacacaattttacttctctaaccaaatgaactattaaatgaaccattatgtcaaaaaatgaaggtgggaaatactgctccaactcacacatagttatcacaatatttgtttgaagattgtccaacttcgacacatctaccactttacaacaaatagatttaaagaaaaagcatagtttggtaattgcatatcGAACTTTTTTAGGCAACACAGAGCGAATAGCTACcggtagaagatgttcaagtagtgtatgatggtcatgagacttcattccaactaaattcaaaattttcatatctaccagagaagaaatatttgaagaataaccttccggtactttcacattcgacaaagaatgacatacacttcgtttttcttctttagacagggTATAACATGCAGGTGGTAAATAAGTTCGtctctcaccaacctctggttgtaacttactgcgtatacccattacttttaaatccaaccgagctttgattccattcttactccgaccaggaatattcagcaatgtactaattaagctatctgacacgtttttctcaatgtgcattacatccaagttgtgccgcaaaaccaaatgctcccaatactcaagctcaaaaaaaatagatttcttcttccaacaacctgtcacaccatctacaacctcctttgttttttcacgtctaacattttttctcttatttgtaaaatttctaggttttccgaacttgcattggactttgttcaactttgttaacaattgtcctccaagtaaaggtggtggagcctttccaaattcagGTTTACCATTAAATGCATCTGTCAAACTGCGAAATTTATGTTTTTCGAATAAGAACTTTcggtgtcccatataacaaatctttctagaatgttttaaatattcagaatgagtcccttcttcacaaatgggacatgccttgtaccctttcacactaaatccagaaagattacctaaggctggaaaatcattaatagtccacaacaacactgctttaagattaaaattttctttcttataagcatcgtaagcattaaccccctcataccacaatgtgctcaaatcatcaattaaaggagctaggtatacatcaatatcatttccaggttgtttaggactagatatcaacaaggtcaacatggtaaacttcctcttcatacacaaccatggtggtagattatagatgactagcattacaggccaacaactatatttactactaagaGAATTGTGTGGATTAATTCCGTCAGCAGAAAGACCCAAACGAATATTCCTCGGTTCATTCCCAAATTCCGGCCATTTAACATCTACTGTTTTCCAAGCTGACGAGTCAACTGGATGTCTTAGCTTgccatcctttactctatctttagcatgccaaattaaatttttagcatgatcatcatttcggtacaacctaaccaaacgaggtatcggtggaagataccataaaacctttgcagggaaaccttttctaactgcatctgaattttttttcttttgccatctagactcgccacatgtcggacatgcaattgcatcaacaaatctctttcgatataagatgcaatcgttaggacaagcatgtattttttcatattgcatgcctaacgaacgcaatgtcttcttcgcttcataaaatgaagacggtatttcattaccttcgggtaataattctcctaaaaatgttaacaactctgtcattcccttatcactccacccattttttgcttttaagttatacaacctaagcagtgctgataatttagtgaaccttatacaattagggaaaatgggtttctcagcatcttctaagattgactgaaatttaattggatccacatgtgattcatattgtgcatcatcaatcatctctgcaacatcatcaacttcgtaatcaacatcaaaatacttactattcttagatggtccctcatcagCTCCTTTCATTCTTTCAccgtgcaaaaaccatactttataacttttgtctattccattcctaaataagtggtcttttattttaaaaattggcatcctcacaacgttaccacacttaacacatggacaaggaatactattaggagattgagtatttcttgcacaaaattccaagaaaaactcaactccattcctatatttcataGATAATctatccgctgacatccaatctctatccattgtcaaacttcacacaacaaaaaaaaaaaaaaaacaaagtaacaaacattaacaattaagttcgtggattacttaattgaaaagtaaataaaggaaacaatatgtccaaaaaaaattgggcagcatttcccctatttctttCACATTTCCtaaatttaaaatgtgcatttatacatcacatggtatacacaaaaatattcaactaatcaatcaaacatgcataattctcaaattactaaatcctaaaaaaaatttaccagcatttcccctatttctatcatatttcccaaaatttaaataaacatatattcatcacataaatacaacaaatcaagtaatcaatcaaacatgcacaattacagccttatatcaccgcagcacacagtcccagatcctatctccactattttataattcgtacatgctactaagttcaatatattaattatacattaaggtttaaaatattacctctaatataaaatcctccaaagcttgatctcaccaacaaagttgtcaacaaaatacctactcaaatataacaatatacaaaaaaaaaaaaaaagttaacaaaatataaagaaaaatatcataaagctatattgtaactaaataaacaataaaatgcttaaagaaaacaaataatttgttatatgtactcatttgtttacttaaacccgaaataattttttttttttaaagttaacaactcacataaataaaaatcgactataaatatcctaactaaatcaataataaaatataacttaaaaaaacaaacaattttaatatatacctatttaaccaattaaacccaaaatttaaaaataattttaaaaagttaacaaaatataaacaaaaatttactaataataatcaaactaaacatttaataaaatgaaacatatacaaaatatatacattaatctatatatatactcatttatatagtaaattcgaaatttaattaaatttttaaaaaaaagttaataaaactatctaaaaattaaaaaatccgaaatatagtcaatttataaaaaaaaaaattcacaaaaattatatttaaatcataaaaattaataaaattacacttacttgtggtaattgtgCAATGTGAGTTCTTgatgtagaaaaccccaaaaatccaataaagattatgggttttcaaattatatcttcaaaaaacaaaatctatacaaaaaaatccaaaaaaactatatataagtttcataaacatatataaatcattattttaacattaaaattgaaaaaaaatggcTAAAAACGTACCTAAATGGGGAGAACCTCGGTTGGGCGCCGCTGGTTTGGGAGGAAAACGGTCTGAAATTATGTTTGAGTGAAATGGAGCTCGGCTGGGACGATAAGGGTTTTATTAAGGGAGACCCAGttgcgtcagtgggccactgacgccgTTAACTTCCCGTTTGCGTCAATTTCCCACTGACACAAACGGTCCCATTAAACAGCGTCAGTGTACGTTATGACGCAATTGGgccctcatttgtggcagtgtccaactgctacaaatgctaattcttggtcaacagcgtcagtcaactgcgttgactgacgtGTTTGATTGACACAATtgcctttttttgtagtagtggttagAAAGATTAATATGTGTGTATGCATGATGAATTGAGATTTTGATTTGGAATATTTAAGTCTCCAACCAATTGCTTTCCCCACAATAAAGAAACGGCATTCATTACTGCCATTAATTCGCTCTGTTTTTCACTATTCGATCGCAAGTTACAATGTCAATAcctacatataatatatatatatatatatattaatataccCGCGCACACACATACACACAATTCTAGTTCCCCAAACAGCATTTAGTATAGAGCAACTATAACAGCATGGAACATGTTCACGTTCCAAAATGGCTAGTGTTTTTTGGACTAGTACTACTAGTATTGCAGCAGCACTCCTACAACTACTCTGTCGTGGCGGCGAAAGTTCCCGCCGTCATAGTATTCGGAGACTCAACAGTGGATGCGGGGAATAACAATCAAATTTTGACCCTTTTGAAGAGCAATTTTCATCCTTATGGCCGTGATTTCTTAGGCGGCCGCCCAACAGGGCGGTTCTCCAACGGCCGAATCCCACCGGACTATGTCTCGGAGGCTTTCGGGCTGAGACCTAGCGTGCCGGCTTACTTGGATCCAATGTACAACATTACAGACTTTGCAATCGGTGTTTGCTTTGCTTCTGCTGGAACTGGCTACGACACTGCAACCTCGGACGTACTAGTAAGTACTCTACTATATATAGccatatatcttgaatgttcgtGTCAAAATTATTTAACATAATATGAATGTACCCTTGTATGTTTTTTGCTTTCAATCTTGTGACTTAATTGTACTTAAAATATATGACAGAATGTGATACCACTATGGAAAGAAATTGAGTACTATAAGGAGTATCAAACCAAGTTGAAAGCGTATGTGGGGCATCGGAGGGCAAGAACAATATTGAGGCAAGCAGTCTACTTAGTGAGCTTAGGAACCAATGATTTTCTGGAGAACTATTACATCTTTCCCAGGCGGCGTTTGGAGTACACCATCGGCGAGTACCAGGAGTTTCTTATTGGAATTGCTAAAAAGTTTCTCAAGCAACTTTACAGCCTTGGAGCTAGGAAAATATCCCTTACAGGGCTTCCTCCAATGGGTTGTTTGCCTTTGGAGAGAGCAACGAATATTTTTGACAACAATAAGTGCGACGATAAATTAAACAAGGTAGCTCTCGAATTTAATGCCAAGTTAAAGAGTATGACGACAAAGCTCAATCAAGAGCTTCCTGGCATGATACTGGTATTCACAGAAAGTGTTTATGATCTTTTGTATGGGATGATTAAGAAGCCCGCTTCCTATGGTACGTAtaacatcatatatatatatgtatactattatatttttatgtatatacagtatatatatatgtacatcgCGGTACTATAGGATCACTGACACATTAATTACACCTAAAATTATACTCAATGAAAACTTGTaaatattaacaataaaaatttACACTCTAAGAACACTCACAAATTGTACTTGAATTGTGTACCTCGTCATCACTACTATTActcatatacatatttatatttgtGCGTAATTTCAAATTTTGTTCTTTAAGAAATTTATTTGGTACATTGCTTATGTTAAATTTATAATAGAAAATCAATTGCTCTTGATCATTATTGGATCTACATTTGACTAACTTACATGTACTACACCATTGCCAATGTTTTAATTAGAACACTCTATGGGGTGAACATGGATACAATTTTGATTACATTGTGTCTAGAAGAATGCACACGTAGAATAGCGTTTCCGTACATGAACATGTATAGTTCTCTCATCACTCTTTATATATACACGTGCGTGTACACGTACGTGTGTCTTAGTGGTTTTATATTTCCTGAGTTACCCATTaacattaattaaaaaatttgtacCTGATGAAACGGTGTACAAACAATTTCAAGAATTATGAAAAGAAATAATAAACATGTTTGCTTCATGTATACATATTTATGTCCATCTCGATCTATCTCTCTCTAGTTTCAAGTTTCTAATTTTTTGCATTAGCGAGGATCAGGATTAGATATGGGGGACCCTACGAGTCCTATTATTTCCTCCATGCTCAACAGCAGCTGCCTTTCACTTTCTCTCCAACCAAACGACAAATAATTTTCCACTTTATTTCTAGCATATATGAAAAAGTACGACCATGTCATTAAAAATCCAACTGGCAAGtacgtattattattattataaaaatcagGCACCAACAGTGGTGGCGATATTATATGCATTAAAGGAGTCGGTGGGTGGTAGCTTAGATTTATTTCTTTAGCGTTTAAGAGTCGAAACTACCTTTATGCACGTATGTACCTATCCACCTGCACGTTTATTTATGCATATAGTTAAGTTATACATTTAAGATTTCAGTAATTAGGCTACTGTCATTATCTATCACCGTTTTTCCTGTTTAATTTCTCTGTCGCACTGTTATAATCTACGTCGTCAATTCACATGATGACCATATTTTAAAAATTGAGTGTTATTGTTTGACAATTTAATGTCTCCAATATTGTATAAGGTAACATTCTATAATTGGTTAGCAATACcctattatatttattaaattcaaataaatagaAGCTGATATTAAATTGCACTAATAACAATATGTCACTTACTTGAGGTGTTGAGCACTGATGTATCTCTTAGCCATCctcttaaaaattaaattattttccatacaatatatatatatatatatataaacactaaGCACTTCATATTATGTTTATGATCACTTTTttacaa
It encodes the following:
- the LOC133818443 gene encoding GDSL esterase/lipase At2g42990-like, yielding MEHVHVPKWLVFFGLVLLVLQQHSYNYSVVAAKVPAVIVFGDSTVDAGNNNQILTLLKSNFHPYGRDFLGGRPTGRFSNGRIPPDYVSEAFGLRPSVPAYLDPMYNITDFAIGVCFASAGTGYDTATSDVLNVIPLWKEIEYYKEYQTKLKAYVGHRRARTILRQAVYLVSLGTNDFLENYYIFPRRRLEYTIGEYQEFLIGIAKKFLKQLYSLGARKISLTGLPPMGCLPLERATNIFDNNKCDDKLNKVALEFNAKLKSMTTKLNQELPGMILVFTESVYDLLYGMIKKPASYGFEVAGVACCSTGTFEMSYLCSEKSPLTCTDANKYVFWDAFHPTEKTNHIISTHLIPLLKEKFLN